From the Bacillus sp. FJAT-22090 genome, the window GAGAATAGATTGTCATTATTAGAAAACGTACGTTCAATTGCACAACTCGGCTTACATTATGCAGTGAACCCATATGATATAGAAAGATACGAAAAATTGCTTTTATTAGCTAGTAAAGAGTACTCGGAGATCACTGAAGTTAAGGAAAGCATAATTATTGAAAAGTTTAAGAAAGAGCTTGGACATGTAACACCAAAAGTCGGGGTGAATGGAGTTATTTTTTCTTCAGATGGAAAAATGCTTTTAGAACATCGAGCTGATGATGGAACGTGGGGAATTATCGGTGGATGGTGTGAAACAGGAGAAAGTCCCGAAGAATCATTAAAAAGAGAATTTTTAGAAGAAACTGGTCTAGTAATTAAGGTTAATAGTCTCATTGATATATTTACAAGAAAGCCAGGAGATTTTGGCCAGCCTCACACTTCCTATCATCCTCTATATGCTTGTGAAATAAAGGACGGAGAATTAAAGGCTTCATTTGAGAGTTTGGAAATCGGCTTTTATAATATCGATGAAGTAGAAAAATGGCATGGTGAACACTTTGATATGGCTAAAAAAGCTAATCGATATATGAATATGCACTAGGTTTTGAACAAGTTTGGCAATTAGGAGATTATTCACTAAAAGTGCAAGTAATTTCATGGGAGGTTCGTATATTTAATGACAATTGAAGTTAGAGAGGTACTACCAACAGATTATATAGATTTAGTAGAATTGATGAGCGAATTAGGATATCCTACAACATTAGTAGATTTAACTGAACGGTTTGAGACAATACAAAAACATGAAGATTATCAGTCATTGGTAGCTGTAAAAGATAATCAAATAATTGGTTTTGCAGGTTTATGTAAGGCCTTCACTTTTGAATTTTCGGGTTTGTACGTACGATTACTTGCGTTTGTTGTAAGTTCAAAACAACGTAAGCAAGGAGTTGGTACAAAGCTACTAAAAGCTTGTGAAGAATGGGCACTTCAGCAAGGAGCAGTAGCAATAACTTTAAATAGTGGTAATCGAGAAGAGCGTCAAACTGCGCATCTTTTTTATAAAAGTAATGGATATGAAGGCAAAAGTACAGGATTCTTAAAAAAATTAACTGAGGTACTGAAAGATGAATAAAATTAGGATGTTTGCTATCCCTTTATTAAAATTCTTAAAACAATAATCACACCAGGTTCCAACCAACTATCTTCAATTATTTTCTTACATAGTATTGATCAAATAAAGGATACTAAATTTGAAATGAAAAAGGAGTGATAATTTTGGCAGTGTGTCCTTTATGTAACGGATTAAAACGGTTAGAAATATATTGCCCAAAATGTAGTTCTCAATTAGACGACTCTGGCAAGGTTTCCGATTTTTTAGATCCTTATGGTCATTATAATGATGAAGAAACAGTGAAAATGGGCGATGGCTATCCTAATACAGCTAAAGATCAAATTTGCCCTCATTTAATGGTCTGTAATAATTGCAATTATGATGTTGTTAAGTTCATACAAGAAGAGAGCTAAGTAATTACGTTAAACTGGCTAAATCCTAGAAGGTAACGCGATTAAAGGATCATGTTGCCTTTAACAAAATTCAAAAAGAGGTTGAAATTTCTATACAAAAAAAATAGTTGTTAGAAGGTATTTTGAAGTATATGTAGAAATAACAGGATAGTAGCAATATGTATATTAAATGTAAAATGTTTAGCAATGTTGAGGACAACTGTAAAGTAGAGGTGTTATATTGAATAGCCCAATTTTAAATCAGATTGGAACAGTGTTTATCCCTGTTCGTAATATAGAAAAAGCCAGGGATTGGTATTGCGATATATTAGGGTTGCCGCTGACGGAGAAATACAATTTGGACATTTGTTTGTTATTCCAATGAATGGGACTGGCATTGTATTGGATAGTAAGATTTATTCGGAGGGAAATATTTTTAAAACTCCTTCCTTCCATTTCAATACAAATGATATCGAGGAAGCATATAGGTTTATGGAAATTAAAAATGTTGATTTAATAACTCCAATTGAACATAATCATTATTTCAATTTTAAAGACCCTGATGGTAATCAATTGATGATATGTAAGTGTTAGAGTGTGATTAAACATATATATTCTCATAAAGTGATTTTAAAGATTTCAAATAATCATTAGCGAAAGAATATAGGAAAAAAATTACAATAATTTCGTGTGAACACAACGCCCATTTGGGTGTTTTTTTTGTTAGAAATTAAAGGATTAATGGATTTGATAGGGAAATAAAATAATATGATGATATATACTAGTAGAACCATTTTATGTATAATTGGTAAATTATAGATTCTAGTTATTCTAAGGAGACCCTAAGTGGAGAATATACAAAAGGTAATTAAACAATTCAAACTTCCTATATTGTCGATTGATACCGTTCCAGAGTCTTTTAGTTCAGAAGTTTATAAAATTCAATTAATAAACAAAAAGAATGTATATATAAAGATTCCATTCAGCAAAGACAAACTTTTTCGTGAGTATAAAATGTTGATTAAGCTAAAAAATTATATGTCGGTACCAACAGTTCTAGATTATTGGGAGGGGGATGAAACAGTAACAGGTGCATTGTTGTTAGAGGAAATTATCGGTGTCCCCTGTTTAGGAAGAATAGATTTCCAGTTAGCTTTCCAAATTGGAGTGAATCATGCAATGCTTCATGCTTTATCAATGCCTGTATATGGTGCAGAAACCGAGAATGGATTTAAACCATTAGAAAATAACGATTGGAGAAATTTCATTCAACAGACTTTTATTAAGTTCGAAAAACATACAAGGCTTGAACTACCTAATGATTTATACGAAAAATCAATCCGACATTTTGAACTCATTTTTCCTACACTACCTGCTCCTGATGGTCCTTGTATTATTCATATGGATTTTCGACCAGGTAATATATTAATACATGACAATAAAGTTAGTGGAATTATAGATTTTGAGAGTGCTCGAGTTGGGTCTACAGAAATTGATTTCGCAAAGATAAATCGTGATGTTTGGTGTAAATATGAAGGAACTAGGGATGCTTATATCTCTGGATATGAGTCGATTCGTCCAATTTTGAATCTAGATAGTATACTTTCTTTTTATTCTTTTTATGATGCCTTTAACTCTATTGGCTGGTGTCGTTTACGGGGAGTAGACAAGCACCAAGCATTTCTTAACGAGAATATAGAGATTTTAAGAAAGATTTTGTAGGAGAAATCGAATCTCTTGAAAGGTGCAGTTAACATTGGATAATTTAAATATTTATTTCACAACTAGAATGCGTAGGATAATTGAAAACGCTGAAAAAGAAGCCCAACTTTCAAAATTCAATATTTTACAGCCTATACATTTACTTATAGGATGTTTAGAAGAAAAGACAGGAGCACTTGGTGAAATTTCAATGAAATGTTCATTAGATAAGTGTTCTTTAAGAGTTCTATTGGATGAATATGAGGAAACTTCAGATCAACAAAAGATAAACAGTGTTTATTTCAATATTACTATTACGAAGGAAGTAGCAAATGTAATGGAAGTTGTAATTCATTATATGAAAAAGTATAAGCAAGTCTATGTAAACGAAGGCCATTTATTAAAAGCATTAATAACAACTAATGTAATTGATCAGTATTTATCTGATGAAAATAGGGAGATTCTCTTAAATCTAGGGACTACTTCAAGAGATATGATTACTCATCTCGGTAATTACACTTTCCCTGATTTAAGTTGTTGTGTTGTCCGCAAAGTGAATAAATACGATTTTCAGCCCTTAATTTATTTTGTAGAGAACAATTTTTCAATCGAGTGGTCACATACAATAAGGGAAGCATTCTCATTAAGTGAACCTACGATTTATATAGCTTTAGACAACAATGGAGATATAGTAGGTTTTGCTGCTTATGATGTATATAAGAATAGGAAATGCTATTTCGGTCCAATGGGTGTAGCGTTGTCCAATAGGGTTTCAGGGATCGGTTATTCTTTACTTCATCATTGTTTAAAAGATATGAGTGAGATTGGTTATGAGTATGCAATTATAGGTGGAGCAGGTCCGATAGAATTTTATGAAAAAGCGTGTAATGCAGTTGTAATTCCTACCTTGTAAATTATATGTTCAACTATAACCGTAGTATTAGGGGGTATCAAATGGAGTTTTATACTTTCAATAAAAATAGAGGGAAAAAGATTCCGAATTTCAATTCGGATTTTATCATGTCTCGTATTATCCACACGCAAAAGGAAGCTCAAATAGGTTGTATGTATTTAGAAAAAAACGGAATTATTGGCTATCATCAGGCAACTGTACCTCAGCTTTTGTTAATTTTGACTGGAG encodes:
- a CDS encoding NUDIX hydrolase N-terminal domain-containing protein, producing MENRLSLLENVRSIAQLGLHYAVNPYDIERYEKLLLLASKEYSEITEVKESIIIEKFKKELGHVTPKVGVNGVIFSSDGKMLLEHRADDGTWGIIGGWCETGESPEESLKREFLEETGLVIKVNSLIDIFTRKPGDFGQPHTSYHPLYACEIKDGELKASFESLEIGFYNIDEVEKWHGEHFDMAKKANRYMNMH
- a CDS encoding GNAT family N-acetyltransferase; amino-acid sequence: MTIEVREVLPTDYIDLVELMSELGYPTTLVDLTERFETIQKHEDYQSLVAVKDNQIIGFAGLCKAFTFEFSGLYVRLLAFVVSSKQRKQGVGTKLLKACEEWALQQGAVAITLNSGNREERQTAHLFYKSNGYEGKSTGFLKKLTEVLKDE
- a CDS encoding phosphotransferase family protein produces the protein MENIQKVIKQFKLPILSIDTVPESFSSEVYKIQLINKKNVYIKIPFSKDKLFREYKMLIKLKNYMSVPTVLDYWEGDETVTGALLLEEIIGVPCLGRIDFQLAFQIGVNHAMLHALSMPVYGAETENGFKPLENNDWRNFIQQTFIKFEKHTRLELPNDLYEKSIRHFELIFPTLPAPDGPCIIHMDFRPGNILIHDNKVSGIIDFESARVGSTEIDFAKINRDVWCKYEGTRDAYISGYESIRPILNLDSILSFYSFYDAFNSIGWCRLRGVDKHQAFLNENIEILRKIL
- a CDS encoding GNAT family N-acetyltransferase produces the protein MDNLNIYFTTRMRRIIENAEKEAQLSKFNILQPIHLLIGCLEEKTGALGEISMKCSLDKCSLRVLLDEYEETSDQQKINSVYFNITITKEVANVMEVVIHYMKKYKQVYVNEGHLLKALITTNVIDQYLSDENREILLNLGTTSRDMITHLGNYTFPDLSCCVVRKVNKYDFQPLIYFVENNFSIEWSHTIREAFSLSEPTIYIALDNNGDIVGFAAYDVYKNRKCYFGPMGVALSNRVSGIGYSLLHHCLKDMSEIGYEYAIIGGAGPIEFYEKACNAVVIPTL
- a CDS encoding cupin domain-containing protein; this encodes MEFYTFNKNRGKKIPNFNSDFIMSRIIHTQKEAQIGCMYLEKNGIIGYHQATVPQLLLILTGEGYVRNGDDKYFKVLPGDAVFWEKDEWHETKSDNGLTAIVIESEELNPALFMSLKL